GCGTCGTATTTTTGGGACGCGTGTGGGATcgttttcattgactatcttgaaaaaggaaaaattatcaacagtgaatattatgcgaacttGTTGCAGCGACGAAATCAAGCACAAACAGCCGCATTTGACGGAAAAGAGAGTGTTGTTTcctcaagacaatgcaccagttcacacatttattattgcaatggccaaaattaataaataaaagtttgattaactacctcatgcaccctatttgtCAAATGTAGCCCCCTCGAATTAGTTTCTGGTCCCAAActcaaagattttccagcaatgaagaggtgatgtcggcagttaatggctgttttgaggggcttaacgattcttattataaaaataatatcgaaattgtttaacatcgctgggaaaagtgtatggagctaaaaggagattacgttgaaaaattctatatgtttttcaaaatttgttgtattttctttgttgcGCCAGTTACTTCTGGTACCATCCTCCTACTGCCAtagattttttacaaatattcaagattttaatttatctGATGGTTTTAAGTGaacaaaaatcgaatttttttgcTACATGTCTAGTGAATCTaataaaagatgaaattatTTCAGTGTCCTATATTCTTAATAAGTATGTATCATTTTGAATTAACCTGACCTTTCTAAGTTCTTGAAAATCGAGTTTAAAGACTCCGTTACATAAGAGGTTTTCCGAAACTATGTTAACTTGATCAAGATCTGTCGTTCAGTCAGTTTCCGAACGGATTCAGGTTAATGACAATGAATTAAACTAAGTAACTGAATTTGattatagttataaaaaaacaatataaagcgttttgattacaaaaattgagaataaatttcaatatatctaGAATAAGCTAACTCATTGAAAGCGTGAGGTAatttaaattaagaaatgaaatcttcaataaataacataaaaatcctcttttaatgataaaattatggCTTTAGTCACTCTTCTTTCTAGAtgtgtttgaatatttttttgggtccctttgattttatttcaaacgcTTTGGAGATTTCTGATCCTTCTTGAGCCACATCCAGAATTAAATATAGGCGACCTCTCATTTCTACCTGTGACGTGTTTTCCATTTACCAGAGATAAAAGGAACCCACATCTTCACCATAGGCATTTTAACTATCTGAGATGTTTCATTGCCTTTCGAAAAGCGGCATACAGAATTTTACATGATGAATAGACTCGGAACTAACCAGCACTCTAAAGCGACGAACATTGgctattatttttcactttttagttcGCTTTTGCAATAAATCGTGTTGTTTTTCTCAtgattattcattgaaaagtgtgacaatttattttttttcatttcgttcaatatttgaaaaattagtctTAAGTTTACGATTCCACTTATATAATGgtgcattattaaaaataatgtaccAATAACTTCATGATTCaatttagaatatatatatatatatatatatatatatatatatattcattactAACAGGTGTAATAAAATGGAATTCATCCATTATAAAACCGCAGGTacattttcaatagaaaataaatcgaTCAAGTTCGAAAAAGAAGCAGGAAAACGGAAAACCGCGGCGTATTTATACAACAAAACATCTATCCAATTAATCCTTTGACATCAACGTGACCTCAGCCTCAACGAGAGGTCAAACCAGGATATTTGAAACCTTGTTCACTTCAAATACACTTCAAACGATTGAACAACGTACTATATTTGTACAAGGTTTGTATATAAGCTTTGCCACGGCGCGGCGGCTAATGCTGGTCTGAGCATTTTAgaacaaacaacaacaaaacaTATATGAACTATCACTACTGGCGATGATTTTTTATCTGAAAGAAAATCGGTTTATTTTGAACGTTTTTATGAGAACTCTGTACatccttttatttttcactttgcTTCAAAGTTTATTTCAGAACGACACATAGTAGAACAAAGTACATAAAATGTTTATGAAGTATTTGACTCCATCCTATGTGGTACGTTTCACATTTTTACAAACTATAGAAGAATCATTAATCTTTTGATTTTCTGTATTATCTATGATGGAAAATATGAATCTCTTCACTTCAGGTGAATAAATAGTATAAGAAGGATCAATCGGAGTAATTCTGAGCTTCCAATTTTGAATAGTTTGATGAATTCATTTAGAAAATCTTCAGTAACACATGACATACTGGTGTTTCGTGAGTTTCATCTGGTACATAATATACTTCCAAactaaacatgaaaaaattgtctgTACGATGGGTACCACGAATGTTGATAAATACACACAATAAAAGACATTCGTAGTCGCCTTTAAATGCAATATAGACCagaccaaaaaatttttttacaagatTAGCAGTAATGGATCCACACTTTGGTATCGAAGACAAAACACCACCGCCGAAACACTTGCTTGGATGCTGAAGGTGGATTTTTAAACATTAGCTACGAAAGGCCGCCATAATTACAGTAGCTTCTTATGCCAAGTTAGTTTCAAAATCTTGTGAGacgaaagaagaaaaatgtcGCGGAAAATGAGCAAAGCTCTTGCATGAAGATGAAGCACCCAATCACTTGTCCGTCATAACAGCAACCATAATAGCTCGGGGAGGTTGCTGCTAATGGTTGAGCATTTATCATATTCTAAATATACATATGTAGATGGTTTTCTGACGGAGAGCAGCTGGAAGCTTTAGAATAGAGAGGATCACAAATCAGATATATCGTAATAAAACAGTTCAGTGGAGTGACCCTTTGAAACAACAGCAGAATAGATGCTGGCTACGGAGATTCGACAATTTAGGATGAAGGAGTTcacatataagaaaatataagagTATCAGAGAGATTGTGGACATAGACAACTGATCTGGTTCGGAAATGTGCAGAGAATGACAAATATAAGACTGCCGAGGAAAGTCATCATATGGAAATTAGCTTATAGAAGCAGATAAGGATAATCTAAGAAGAGCTTGATGAGcagaataaatggaaaaattcaggGGGGCTGCAGATCACGCATTGGAAAACTGGAAAACGGAGAATTTTCTTAATTTGGCTTATATATATTACAAAGTATATTGGAAAGTTTTGGTTATGAAGTTGATTACTCAAATGtagacatttttaaatataatttgtcCTTAGTTGCTgttgatattattttcttatttcaactTTGGAAATGTCGCAATTAGGTATAGACATTATTACATGGGAGATATTCAGTATTTGTTAAGGTTTTATAAAAACCTTATAAAAACCAGGacaatctatttttattatttcaattaacgTGTCTCGGTAACTAAGTACATTGACACATGGTACAGTTATGTGGAAGCAGTTGAAGCTTCTTCTGCAGTTTGATCTGCAAGTTCATTCCCATGTATGCTAATATGAGACGGTACCAGATTAAAGTAATGGTAACACCAGAGCTTGCAAGATGGTCAATAGAGTCATGAATATTCTGAATGTTAGGGTGTACCGGATATATTTGTCTAATGAAGTTTATTGATGTGAGCGAGTTTGTGTTTGTCGTCAGGGGATAGGGAGTTCAAGATCTCCTGTGTAGAATCTGTGTGTTTCATGTTAAGGAAAATATGTTAAGAGATGTATTAAATTTTAGTTGTTGGAATCAATCTATTTGGAATAACGGAGTTCATTATATTGCCATGGAAACGAAAGAACCGACAATattgtaaataccaccataatatcggagatatttcaaatcaaaatatataaaaatcattcaagttttttcaaaaaaatttatgcgTTTCTTAGTTGAAACTTCGACTGTATGTAGTGGTTGTTCACTCTGTATCGAAATAATGCGATACGATTAAGTGAAACTCATTTCATTTCCCCCATTATAAAGCGAATCTCAAATGAATTAGGACATCTTCCTGGCCGGATACTACAAGTTTTTAGATGGACATACTTCATAAAACTTGCAAATTCAGAGAAAGTCTCAAATCTCCATGGACTTCTAATTCGCTTGAAACACACGCCACGCCGGTTCGTTGAGAATAAAAGACATGAAAAATGGATGAGACTGTTTTCAAAACTTTGTAAAGAATTGTGAAATACTTAATACTTGTTTCACtacatatatttcaatataaatgttcttaaaaattactaaaatagaATAACAGAAATTTAATGATCATGAGCAGTAATCAAATGTATTGAAATTGATCGTTAGACCTTCTAACGATCCACAATATTCTAAGTCATCAcgcattttgaaaaaaaaactcggGTGgagttatttaatatattttgaagtcTTGGAAAAAACTTCCCCAGTTTTAATCCGTGATATATATTATCCCTTAAAGGTTAATGTAGAAACTTTGCAGAGTACATACTCTCGTTAAGAGATGAGTATGAACATAATGTTAAAAAGGGATAAAATTAACAGAtcttattatatttaatgtacGAACATTTTACGGaggtttatgaaatttttatgtatagaaaattaatttaatgagTTATGTTTCCTTGTGGTCTACGGTCCAAATGCTTCCAAATGAACTTATATTAAGCCCTGATATAAAACTCAACTAGAGATTTTCATAATTATGGATAATAGCTCAATGTATTGAGTAATGCTGCTGCTACCATATATTAGTAAAGCGTAAAGCAAGAAGTAATGTTTTTCATCTACTTTCTAATTTCCTGATTAAGTTTTAGACTTTTggctaaatattttcaacattatcaaatttttatttaaatcttcaTGTGTTACAAATATCTTAAAAGAACATATTTGCTATCCAATTAAGAAAGTGCAGCTGATGGTCCATGAAATCCCGGTGGTGGTCCATGAAAACCTGGTGGTGGTCCATGAAAATCTGGTGGTGGTAGGAAGCCTACCGGAGGTGGACCTTGTCCTTcctttaacattttttgaaacttcATACAAGCTTCTTTATTCTTAATTTGATCATCGGGACAAtttagttgaatatttttaaatatacaaaattctgATACAATTCCATCTGGTTTACATTTTTCATCTTCCATTGTAGCATTCTTTATGTCGGCCACACATCCTGCTATTATCTTATCTACTACGGGAGCCAAATAGGTGATgtcttctaatttatttttcatatattcttcaAATTCATAAGGTTTGATTTTACCGTCATCGTCGATctagaatcaaaaataaatagtccAGAGTTAGTATAATTTAAGAGTTTGGAAACTTATCAATAAATAGTTTTCAATCTTAATATAGATCACTGAATGCTTAAGAACCAATTTGAAACGGAATCAATGATTATAAGCTGAGAACACAATAAACTGTTAGGGTTGTTAGAAATGATATTATGATTATAGGAATATTAGCAACGCAATGCTGAATCAAAACTAACTGGGCTTTGCCTCGAATTGTATGCCGTAAAAGTGACATCAAAAGCTGATTTACATTATGCAATTTCAAAGTATTCGATGATGTTGTTTGACAAGCAAGGCTCTATCTATCGCATCATGGTTGTAACCAACCATTTTCTCTTCTACTAATTACTTCTCGTGGAGGTCTTTATCCAACCACTTCATCCGGccataatataagaaaaaaatgcaaaaattaataAGCGTCAGcaatcaaaataacaaatcaATAAGTAGACTGACCAGAAGACTATTTTACAGGATAGCTCCAGTCAATTAGCcgatttcaattttgtttttcaacaacATAACTGATATTCCGAGTAATAGGTAATGTTTTATTCTTAAGCGTAAACATAATTGTTATTTGTACCTAGAAATGGAATACATTGTTTATACATTACCTGTGCATCaatgttttccattaaaatcATACATATTGTAGGATTTTGTtggaataaatgttttaatattgGAATCTCTATGTCTATGTTTTGAGGCATTACAGTTCTCAAGTCATTTAGCTATGAAGGGTTTGAGAACAATGAAAAAGTGTCTAACGACATGCGTTACTTAAAGGCACCACATTAGGATTTGGTTAAAGAAAGCGCCAAATATTATTCATGTTTGGACAACTTTTCACACTTTTGTACAACGTAAGTTGttgcaattttcaataatgaacgataatataaaattatactcCAATTTATCTACAATTGCTACATTCATACCATACCATTTGTGTACACCAGCGCTATTCTGGAAGATTTTCAAACCGTTATTCATCGTATACGGCTGGAcactttttaaactttttttctcaaatgagATACCCCTTCTTCCCTTCTTCTCCATATATGCTATGTTATAGAAAATTACGGTTCCTACCTACTCAATTACAATATCCatagtttttattgtatcaGTAAAATTTGTTGCCGAATATAGTAATTATTATTGTACTATTcataaaaagtttattgaacTAATTACACTCTAATTGAGCAAATGCCtagaaaattatgataattcatataattatctttagaaataaatgttttgatatttcaggCATCCTGTAATTTTACGGTTAGCAGAAGATACATATATAAATTCACATTAAAATGAGTATATCATAATCACTTGAActaccaaaaaattaaaactagaaTGAATACTCATATTAAGCCGATACTACACGATGCATCCAACGTTTGCACCAACATTCGCGTTCCCACGAACGACTGAAAATTATACGAAGGCTGGAACCTCacctaaagaaatgaaaacgtgACAAAAAACGGATGAACAGCATAAGGCAGATATAAATTCGTTCAAAATAAACTGGATGATGATACTGGCAACTTTGGTTTTTCATACAACATACAACATGTAGTATTCACATACAAGAGGACAAGACGTGTGTGTATTGGTACGACAAGTGTTGGTTTCAGCTTCATTCCAATGCTGGGTACTCCTTTGACTTAGGTCAAGAAAACAACCAACCTTCTTCCAACGTTGGAAGCAAAACATTCGTCGAATGACATGCGCACTACAACCATACGATGAGTCCAATCATACCAGCGTCCAACGCGTGACACGGGCTTTACAACTATGTCTAATACTCTAAGCTATGGAGTTaagatttattcaattattcaaaataccAATAAAACAAACATCGCCTGCACAATAGCGtgattttctataaatatttaccaatcaatataaccattcactaaaacttatccttatttaacctataaaaattcaacgtcattcaaaatcaaaccaatcaaaaattaataaaaattcctatagtaaccagaataaatatttcaattactcaatatttctatcaagtcaatttgaatattgaattttgaattccatgagtttaaaaatttttacaagctttaataatatcaaaatcaccagaaatcttaattaattattgtaagtgaaattttattattgtcttCGAAAGCTCGGAcaatcttttcctttttttgataatttttaaaagaaagacaAATTTTAACGTTTCGACTTGTATTCTTAattcttattcttcttattctattcttattttgatattcatgatgtaggtgatctattgattaatataaatgcGCAAATTGCCAGTGTcaatatgatattttgatattatttaatatattttgatcaaaaattttatcttccaaaaatcattcaaaaaaattaattttaaaacagaagagacctaaaagcaagaacatttagatacattaatatatcaaaaggtctcagaaatcagaaattaaaaatatttaaatgttgtAGAAAGTgactaaaaatttaaatactcACATAGTTATTCTTTTGACCCACACATTGAGAAAtacactgaaaataaaaaatacatcatCAATAAAACTTGATCACAACATCATAATTTTCGGTTTATTTTTTGGTTCTTAAAAACACTGTTCTTTATATCTATAATGATATGCTATTGGTTTCTCgtagaaaacttttttatcgaTCCTTTCTTGAGCAATTCCGCTTTCCTAGGTGCAAATAATTCTAAACATAGAGACTGCCCTCATATGCTCATAAGCCTCCAACTTACGTAACcagataaaagaaaataattacaagATCTCAGTTGAAACTTTGTATCTGACAATTAAATGAATAAAGATCAAATCCAAAAGATTGGAGCTACACTTAACCATAGGCTCTAGGGATGAAATTGAACTGATTTCCCCAGcttaatacttatttttattaataattattgttcaaAGTGACTGCGATTCTCTTGATCCTACGAAAAAGTGAATTTGTACGTTATTCCGAATTTGTCGATAATATTAAATtgcttaaaatttttgttttctgagtTTATAGAAGTATACTTTGCTCTTCATTGGTCCCTAAAGGCTAGTCAGAAACTATGATTCTGGATCATGTACATCACCTATTAGATAATTGCGGCTCCTAACCCAGAGTAAGACATTTATCAAAGTTTCCAAACGTCACTTTCACTCAAGCATTAAAATTTGCTATTCTCATATCTAACAAAAAATCTACGATAAACATATTTATGATGAGGTCACGGTTTTGAATATATCGTTTCAAAATCATTAGTGTGATCTCGTGTCCTGACAAATATTGTCGAAATTCTCACCCTCGGAAATTTTAgttttccatttattattttaaattacaaacTTACCACAATTTCACTTCTTCTTTGTCGCATTTTTTCGCAGTCGAAAGGATCAAATGGTGCTTCATGAGGACGTTTGTCTGGTTTATCTTTTCCTACGACTTCTTTAAAACATGCATTCTTATACTCTTTCTGACCTTCGCGTATCTTTTTCAAAGCCATGTCGTCACAACAAACTTTGGGTCCTCTTCTTGAACATTTGCCATCAATTTCATTAGAAGTATCTCTCTTATCCCTTATATTCACAAAGTGTGAAGTGCTGTAAAGCTCTTCTAAATCATTAGCCAAAATTTGGTCTGGAAAAAATACGAATATTTGGCAAATCACTAATATAGTTTCATTTGATACAAGTAAAAAAGTTGCAGATTTCATTGCCACCGTCATTGTGAAACTATTATGTTGTTAAATTCAATCAATCTATACTTATCTAACTATAACGTGAACACTAGTTATCAGGTCCCAAACACAAACCCGCCCCTCTTCTGAAACACCACCTTCAATCACAAAACTAGCCaaaaaccaaaccaaaaatTTATGTCTAACAATATTTAGATCGTGCTTCCAATTGTAcacttttaaaacaattatcACATCATATATATTTCTCTCAATTCACGACCCTTATTTTATCTAAGTGTCCAGTTACACCCGTGTTTACTTGGACATGATACCATTAGAAAATAGAGGAAGTGTAGATTTTTCTTACTATCAAGagcaaatattgatatttacgAACAATATTCTACTTTTCGTTCCAATAAGTACTGTATCGAGTTCTAGCAGAGCGAGAGTGAAAGATTCAAGAACCTGAATCAAAGAGAATATGTGGcaatacttaatttttatatcagCTTTTAGTATCTATCACATGGAGGAAGTATTTAATGTCtgatgttattattttgttttttcttaaggCGGATGATTatgcattatataaaattatgaagaGAGGTGAGCCCACAAAAGATCAGAATACGCAGATTTGTTGTTCTCGGCCAAATCGTGAATTACGGATATAAATATTAGTACAATgacaaagaaaaagaaggaTAATTAACTATTGTGAAACTGGAGAGAACGATAGTTAATCTTAGAATAACCAGTTCAGTACACAAATCAAAACAACAGAAATCAGAGATTCTATTGAAGACAGTCAGGAATTACAATATTTAACGTAAATACCAATTGATTATTTGGATAAAACTTGGTTCACCACTTGTGAAACacagcctaacctaacctaacagtCAAAGCAATTTCCTTCGCTAAAACAAAAAAGTCCATGTCAAAGTCAAGTACACGTGGACTGTTCACAGGTCACACGATCACTTAAAAAGCAGTTTTGAGAAGACTGGGTGTtgcatttagaaaaaaaaaacagtgaaaGCTTTGGATTGGCTACTTCCCCATTATCCTGCGTCAGTGAATCTTTTGAATCAATATGTAACAGAGCACC
This portion of the Diorhabda sublineata isolate icDioSubl1.1 chromosome X, icDioSubl1.1, whole genome shotgun sequence genome encodes:
- the LOC130450786 gene encoding uncharacterized protein LOC130450786, giving the protein MYTIPVFIAVIGAFLKIDAYNFENPDYNQILANDLEELYSTSHFVNIRDKRDTSNEIDGKCSRRGPKVCCDDMALKKIREGQKEYKNACFKEVVGKDKPDKRPHEAPFDPFDCEKMRQRRSEIVCISQCVGQKNNYIDDDGKIKPYEFEEYMKNKLEDITYLAPVVDKIIAGCVADIKNATMEDEKCKPDGIVSEFCIFKNIQLNCPDDQIKNKEACMKFQKMLKEGQGPPPVGFLPPPDFHGPPPGFHGPPPGFHGPSAALS